A single genomic interval of bacterium harbors:
- the menA gene encoding 1,4-dihydroxy-2-naphthoate octaprenyltransferase, whose amino-acid sequence MTFKLLIRTLRAPFFTATTSAALLGNLVALWRTGTLDPWMLLLSLAGIAALNAGVNTANDFFDSVSGNDEANRYYSPFNGGSRVIQDGLVSRRTVGLVSLVCFLIAGGLGAVLWLLTPGNWVLYLGLFGLVTGFFYAAPPFKLGYRGLGELIVALDVALLPVLGGYYVQAGTFDSGAFYAGIAAAFLILGVIWVNQIPDIEADAAVGKRTLVVRLGARRSRTAFAVIVAAVYVSSLVLALLGVLPYWTLLVFLTLPLAVGAVRGVFSNYDQPRALVPAEGKTVQLQLAGNLALSLGFALAVLIPL is encoded by the coding sequence ATGACGTTCAAACTGCTCATTCGCACCCTGAGGGCGCCTTTCTTCACCGCCACCACCTCGGCCGCCCTCCTGGGCAACCTGGTGGCCCTCTGGCGGACGGGGACGCTCGATCCCTGGATGCTCCTCCTTTCCCTGGCGGGCATCGCCGCCCTGAACGCCGGCGTGAACACCGCCAACGATTTCTTCGACTCGGTGTCGGGCAACGACGAGGCCAACCGGTACTACTCCCCCTTCAACGGCGGCTCCCGGGTCATCCAGGACGGCCTGGTCAGCCGACGCACCGTGGGCCTCGTATCCCTGGTTTGTTTCTTGATCGCGGGGGGCCTCGGCGCGGTCCTCTGGCTCCTGACGCCGGGAAACTGGGTCCTCTACCTGGGCCTCTTCGGCCTCGTCACCGGGTTCTTCTACGCGGCTCCGCCGTTCAAGCTGGGCTACCGCGGCCTGGGGGAGCTCATCGTGGCCCTGGACGTGGCCCTCCTGCCGGTCCTGGGCGGCTACTACGTCCAGGCCGGGACCTTCGATTCCGGCGCCTTCTACGCCGGTATCGCCGCCGCCTTTCTCATCCTGGGCGTCATCTGGGTGAACCAGATTCCCGACATCGAGGCCGACGCCGCGGTGGGGAAACGCACCCTGGTCGTCCGCCTTGGCGCCCGCCGCTCGCGGACCGCCTTCGCCGTCATCGTCGCGGCGGTGTACGTCTCTTCGCTCGTCCTGGCGCTGCTGGGCGTACTGCCCTACTGGACACTCCTCGTTTTCCTCACGCTGCCGCTGGCCGTCGGCGCCGTCCGGGGCGTTTTTTCGAACTACGACCAGCCGCGGGCTCTCGTGCCCGCCGAGGGGAAGACGGTGCAGCTCCAACTGGCCGGCAACCTGGCCCTGTCCCTGGGTTTCGCCCTGGCCGTGTTAATCCCTTTGTAA